A genomic segment from Paenibacillus sp. FSL K6-1096 encodes:
- a CDS encoding alpha-glycosidase translates to MLLEAMYHVPRDKWAYAYDAQTIHLRVRTKRDDVDYVVALTGDKYDWQHTAYDIVMEKAASDDKFDYWEAAVRPKYKRLSYTFRVSKGMETVYLLDNGIRSECPLPPNHYYEFPYIHGIDLFKVPAWAKEAVFYQIMTERFANGDSSLNPEGTEPWGGVPKLDNFFGGDLQGVLDHLEDLQDLGINAIYFTPLFVSPSNHKYDIVDYKRVDPHFGDNDLLKKVVEECHRRGIRVMLDAVFNHCSDQFPPFQDVLEKGEYSVYRDWFHMNSSYPAGVVDGIPTYDTFGFYGNMPKFNTANHEVKSYLLEVAEYWIKEIKVDGWRLDVANEVDHHFWRDFRKVVKAANPDAYIVGEVWSDSLTWLLGDQFDSVMNYPFSGTVLEFFNGGMDGITFGQRIGGLLMRYPQQTNEVVFNLLGSHDTPRLLTVLGEDKRKLKLAVVFLFTFMGTPCIYYGDEIGLTGHEDPDCRKCMEWDEAKQDRELYDFYRMMIALRKDHNALREGRFRILRACENDPCIVYERADERIHFTVWMNNSPQPCTLSHPMETSDWLDALTGEAVIPEQGMMNVALEPYGYRILYRHIVEERAYEGTGTEN, encoded by the coding sequence ATGCTGCTGGAAGCGATGTACCATGTTCCCCGTGACAAATGGGCTTACGCCTACGATGCCCAGACGATCCATCTGCGGGTGCGCACCAAGCGTGATGATGTGGACTATGTTGTTGCCCTCACCGGCGACAAATATGATTGGCAGCATACCGCTTATGACATTGTTATGGAAAAGGCTGCCTCCGACGATAAATTCGACTACTGGGAAGCGGCAGTCCGGCCGAAATACAAGCGCCTCAGCTATACTTTCCGGGTCAGCAAGGGAATGGAAACCGTGTATCTGCTGGATAACGGCATCCGCTCCGAGTGTCCGCTCCCGCCCAATCATTACTACGAATTCCCTTACATCCACGGAATTGACCTGTTCAAGGTCCCGGCCTGGGCCAAGGAAGCGGTATTCTACCAGATTATGACCGAGCGGTTCGCGAATGGCGACTCCTCGCTCAACCCTGAAGGTACTGAGCCCTGGGGCGGAGTGCCGAAGCTGGATAATTTCTTCGGAGGCGATCTTCAGGGGGTGCTGGACCATCTGGAGGATCTGCAAGACCTCGGCATCAACGCGATCTACTTCACTCCCCTGTTCGTCTCCCCCTCCAACCATAAATATGACATCGTGGATTACAAAAGAGTCGACCCGCATTTCGGCGATAATGATCTGCTCAAAAAGGTCGTCGAGGAATGCCACAGACGCGGTATCCGCGTCATGCTGGACGCCGTTTTCAACCATTGCAGCGATCAATTCCCTCCGTTTCAGGATGTGCTGGAGAAGGGCGAATACTCGGTCTACCGCGACTGGTTCCACATGAATTCGTCATATCCGGCCGGGGTGGTTGACGGCATTCCCACTTATGATACGTTCGGCTTCTATGGAAATATGCCAAAATTTAACACTGCCAACCATGAAGTCAAGTCCTATTTGCTGGAGGTGGCCGAATACTGGATTAAGGAGATCAAGGTGGACGGCTGGCGGCTGGATGTGGCCAATGAGGTGGATCATCACTTCTGGCGCGATTTCCGCAAGGTGGTCAAGGCGGCGAACCCGGATGCGTACATCGTCGGAGAGGTGTGGAGCGACTCCCTGACCTGGCTGCTCGGCGATCAGTTCGATTCGGTGATGAACTACCCGTTCTCGGGAACGGTGCTGGAATTCTTCAACGGCGGAATGGACGGCATCACCTTCGGCCAGCGGATCGGCGGCCTGCTTATGCGGTATCCGCAGCAGACAAATGAGGTGGTCTTCAATCTGCTCGGCAGCCACGACACACCGCGCCTGCTGACCGTACTGGGGGAAGACAAGCGAAAATTGAAGCTGGCCGTAGTCTTCCTGTTCACCTTCATGGGCACCCCCTGCATCTATTACGGGGATGAGATCGGCCTGACCGGCCATGAGGACCCGGACTGCCGCAAATGCATGGAATGGGATGAAGCGAAGCAGGACCGCGAGCTGTATGACTTTTACCGGATGATGATTGCGCTGCGTAAGGATCATAATGCGCTGCGGGAAGGCCGCTTCCGCATTCTCCGGGCCTGTGAGAACGACCCTTGCATCGTATATGAACGTGCGGATGAGCGGATTCACTTCACCGTCTGGATGAATAATTCGCCGCAACCCTGCACGCTCAGCCACCCGATGGAGACCAGCGACTGGCTGGATGCGCTGACCGGTGAAGCGGTCATCCCTGAACAGGGAATGATGAACGTTGCGCTGGAGCCTTACGGTTACCGGATTCTATACCGTCATATTGTAGAGGAGAGAGCTTATGAAGGAACGGGAACAGAGAATTGA
- a CDS encoding nuclear transport factor 2 family protein, whose protein sequence is MKEREQRIEQYFNSWINKEISTLRTIFAPDILYSESYGPEYHGIAIVEQWFKDWTSRGTVLQWTIKQFIHQGNMTVVEWYFKYEHDGTADAFDGVSLIEFNAENLIVSLKEFQSKLPHYYPYT, encoded by the coding sequence ATGAAGGAACGGGAACAGAGAATTGAACAATACTTCAACTCCTGGATTAACAAGGAAATTTCCACTCTAAGAACCATCTTCGCCCCAGACATTCTATACTCCGAAAGCTATGGACCTGAATATCACGGCATAGCCATCGTGGAGCAGTGGTTTAAGGATTGGACTTCACGGGGTACGGTACTGCAATGGACGATCAAGCAATTCATCCATCAGGGCAATATGACAGTGGTCGAATGGTACTTCAAGTACGAGCATGATGGGACGGCCGATGCTTTTGACGGTGTATCCCTGATCGAATTCAATGCGGAGAACCTGATTGTTAGTCTAAAAGAATTTCAGTCGAAGCTCCCGCATTACTATCCCTATACTTGA
- the glgA gene encoding glycogen synthase GlgA: MKVLFAAAEGDPFIKTGGLADVIGALPKALKAAGVDVRVILPKYKGIKEKYVSQMEHIAVTEVPVGWRNQYCGIERIVLDGIPVYFIDNEYYFGRDGIYGYMDDGERFAFFNRAVLECLPAISFQPDVVHCHDWHAAVIPLLLQAHYRHNPFYSEMRTVFTIHNLLYQGVFPYEVLGELLGLDDSYFLGVEYYGNINYMKGGIVYSDHVTTVSPTYADEIRTPYYGYGLDGLLASRSESLSGIVNGIDTKSYNPSNDPSIFTKYRSNLAKKAENKLGLQQELGLPVAPYVPMVAMVTRLVDSKGLDLLTRVLDEILYYDDIQFVLLGTGDETYERWFREAQWRYPTKLSSQILFNDALSRKIYAASDIFLMPSKFEPCGISQLLALRYGSIPVVRETGGLNDTVKAYNEFTGEGNGFTFKDYNAHDMMHTLRRAVSFYHKPEHWKKVTKNAFSGDYSWNVSAQQYIDIYNKITANAAE, from the coding sequence ATGAAAGTCTTGTTTGCCGCAGCGGAGGGCGATCCGTTCATCAAAACAGGCGGGCTGGCGGATGTCATCGGCGCACTGCCGAAGGCGCTCAAAGCCGCCGGAGTCGATGTCCGGGTCATTCTGCCCAAGTACAAGGGAATCAAAGAAAAGTATGTATCCCAGATGGAGCATATCGCTGTGACGGAGGTGCCGGTAGGCTGGCGCAACCAGTATTGCGGAATTGAACGCATCGTACTCGACGGCATACCGGTATACTTCATCGATAATGAATATTACTTCGGGCGTGACGGCATTTACGGCTATATGGATGACGGCGAACGGTTCGCCTTCTTCAACCGGGCGGTACTGGAATGCCTGCCGGCGATTTCGTTCCAGCCGGATGTGGTGCATTGCCATGACTGGCACGCGGCGGTCATTCCGCTCCTGCTGCAGGCGCATTACCGCCATAATCCGTTCTACAGTGAGATGCGTACGGTGTTCACGATACATAATCTCCTGTATCAGGGCGTCTTCCCGTATGAGGTGCTTGGTGAGCTGCTCGGTCTGGACGACAGCTATTTCCTTGGCGTCGAGTATTATGGCAACATCAATTACATGAAGGGCGGGATTGTCTACAGTGACCATGTGACAACCGTCAGCCCGACCTATGCCGACGAGATCCGCACCCCGTATTACGGCTATGGCCTGGATGGGCTGCTGGCTTCACGCTCAGAGTCGCTGAGCGGCATTGTGAACGGAATTGACACCAAGAGCTATAATCCGTCGAATGACCCGTCTATTTTCACCAAGTACCGCTCCAATCTGGCCAAAAAAGCCGAGAACAAGCTGGGTCTTCAGCAGGAGCTTGGTCTGCCGGTGGCACCTTACGTTCCAATGGTAGCTATGGTTACACGGCTGGTCGACTCCAAAGGGCTGGATCTGCTCACCCGCGTGTTGGACGAAATCCTGTATTACGATGACATTCAGTTTGTCCTGCTCGGCACCGGGGATGAGACTTACGAGCGCTGGTTCCGTGAGGCGCAATGGCGTTACCCGACTAAGCTGAGCTCGCAGATTCTGTTCAATGATGCCTTATCCCGCAAAATCTACGCCGCAAGCGACATCTTCCTGATGCCGTCCAAGTTCGAGCCCTGCGGCATCAGCCAGCTATTGGCGCTGCGTTACGGCAGCATTCCGGTGGTCCGGGAGACCGGCGGGCTGAACGATACCGTTAAGGCCTATAACGAATTTACCGGCGAGGGCAACGGCTTCACGTTCAAGGACTACAACGCCCATGATATGATGCATACGCTCCGCCGCGCCGTATCGTTCTACCACAAGCCGGAGCACTGGAAAAAAGTAACCAAAAACGCTTTCTCCGGCGACTACAGCTGGAATGTATCCGCACAGCAGTATATCGACATTTACAACAAAATTACAGCTAACGCCGCAGAGTAA
- the glgB gene encoding 1,4-alpha-glucan branching protein GlgB: MAESAKTINLPSAEDIYLFHEGTNYRSYTMLGAHIAVQEGQEGVRFTVWAPHAAYVGLAGDHNSWDGTTDLDTLYKIPDSGIWSRFFPGIQPGTFYKYRIIGADGTSFLKADPYAFQAEVRPATASVVADLDGYRWGDAAWRRKSRGPYQSPVNIYEMHLGTWRQKEDGELYTYREISSLLIPYLTEMNYTHVEFMPLAEHPYDLSWGYQGTGYYAATSRFGEPKELMYLIDQLHQAGIGVILDWVPAHFAKDAHGLRMFDGSPLYEYADPMLAEKPGWGTLSFDFSKPEISSFLISNALFWFEKFHIDGMRVDAVTSMLRLDFEKEHHQFRTNKNGGLENLEAIRFIQQLNQTVFQYYPRALMMAEESSAWPGVTAPVHEGGLGFNYKWNMGWMNDTLGYIEHDFGARPYHHNLLTFPICYAYSENYTLPLSHDEVVHGKKSLLDKMPGSYEQKFAGLRVLLGYQISHPGKKLLFMGGEFGQFIEWKDQEQLDWLLLDYESHRRMLAYTAALNKLYLSEKALWELDHDMEGYQWIDADDSGQSVVSYIRRGKRPVDTLLILINFQPVERRDYRIGVPRPGTYEELFSSESVEYGGSGIHNGPVKSTKTPWHNQENSVELTLPPLGFIVLKKSGRKSVK; this comes from the coding sequence TTGGCCGAATCTGCAAAAACAATTAACCTCCCGTCCGCTGAAGATATTTATCTGTTCCATGAGGGCACGAATTATCGCAGCTATACGATGCTTGGCGCGCATATTGCCGTCCAGGAAGGGCAGGAGGGCGTTCGCTTTACCGTGTGGGCTCCTCATGCGGCATATGTAGGACTGGCTGGTGATCATAACAGCTGGGATGGAACAACGGATCTTGACACGTTATATAAGATACCCGATTCGGGAATTTGGAGTCGTTTTTTTCCGGGCATTCAGCCGGGAACTTTTTACAAATACAGGATTATAGGGGCAGATGGTACAAGCTTCCTCAAAGCAGACCCCTATGCCTTTCAGGCAGAAGTACGTCCGGCCACCGCATCCGTTGTAGCGGATCTCGATGGATACCGGTGGGGAGACGCGGCGTGGCGCCGCAAGAGCAGAGGGCCGTACCAGTCCCCGGTTAACATCTATGAGATGCACCTGGGCACCTGGCGGCAGAAGGAAGACGGCGAACTCTATACCTATAGAGAAATAAGCAGCCTGCTGATCCCTTATCTGACTGAAATGAACTATACCCATGTGGAGTTCATGCCGCTCGCGGAGCATCCTTACGATCTGTCCTGGGGATACCAGGGAACAGGCTATTATGCGGCAACCAGCCGCTTCGGGGAGCCGAAGGAGCTGATGTACCTGATCGACCAGCTTCATCAGGCCGGCATCGGTGTGATTCTTGATTGGGTACCGGCCCATTTCGCCAAGGATGCCCACGGCCTCCGAATGTTCGACGGCTCGCCGCTGTATGAGTATGCCGACCCGATGCTGGCCGAGAAGCCGGGCTGGGGCACGTTGTCGTTCGATTTCAGTAAGCCGGAGATTTCATCGTTTCTGATCTCCAACGCTCTGTTCTGGTTCGAGAAATTCCATATCGACGGCATGAGGGTCGATGCGGTGACCAGTATGCTGCGGCTGGATTTCGAGAAGGAGCATCACCAGTTCAGAACCAATAAGAACGGCGGGCTGGAGAATCTGGAAGCCATCCGCTTCATTCAGCAGCTCAACCAGACAGTCTTCCAGTATTATCCTAGAGCGCTGATGATGGCTGAGGAATCCAGCGCCTGGCCGGGCGTAACCGCACCGGTGCATGAAGGGGGCCTGGGCTTCAATTACAAATGGAATATGGGCTGGATGAATGACACCTTGGGCTACATAGAACATGATTTCGGGGCACGCCCTTACCATCATAATCTGTTGACCTTCCCGATCTGCTATGCCTATTCCGAGAATTATACGCTGCCGCTGTCCCATGATGAGGTCGTTCACGGTAAGAAGTCCCTGCTTGACAAAATGCCGGGGTCCTACGAGCAGAAATTTGCCGGTCTGCGGGTGCTGCTCGGGTACCAGATCAGTCATCCGGGTAAAAAGCTGCTGTTCATGGGAGGAGAGTTCGGGCAATTCATCGAGTGGAAGGATCAGGAGCAGCTGGACTGGCTGCTGCTGGATTATGAGAGCCACCGGCGGATGCTGGCCTATACGGCTGCGCTCAACAAGCTGTACCTCAGTGAGAAAGCCCTGTGGGAGCTGGATCATGACATGGAGGGCTACCAGTGGATTGATGCCGATGACAGCGGCCAGAGTGTGGTATCCTATATCCGCCGCGGGAAGCGGCCGGTCGATACGCTGCTCATCCTAATTAACTTCCAGCCGGTGGAGCGCCGGGACTACCGGATCGGTGTGCCGCGCCCGGGCACATACGAGGAGCTGTTCAGCTCAGAGAGCGTGGAGTACGGCGGCTCAGGTATCCATAACGGACCGGTTAAGAGCACAAAGACACCGTGGCATAACCAGGAGAACAGCGTGGAGCTCACCCTGCCGCCGCTTGGCTTCATAGTGCTTAAGAAGTCGGGACGCAAGTCCGTGAAATAA
- a CDS encoding glucose-1-phosphate adenylyltransferase, producing MSKKECIAMLLAGGEGRRLAPLTSSMAKPAVPFGGQYRIIDFPLSNCVNSKIDTIGVLTQYEAESLHQHIGEGEPWGLHSRSDRGVKLLPSGVDGRDSYTGTADAIYKNIEYIDSQNPEHVLILSGDHIYHMDYRKMLDYHIGKSAKATISVMEVPWDEASRFGVMNVDADFKISEFAEKPKVPQSNLASMGIYLFEWAYLKDHLLRDAANPESAHDFGKDVIPSMLDANDELFAYRFEGYWRDVGTVDSLWEAHMDLLQVEDGFKLDNSRWPMYSRAPRTKLAAIRPRVQTPPDDCLIHETCALEGSLQRSVIFGSVEVGRQSRIKQSVVMPGARIGRGVLIENAIIGEGAVIKDGAVIKGSADNIVVVGPHEIVAAKPLIRTQPSRLLQEVYEKTGRLRAEGMPS from the coding sequence ATGAGTAAGAAAGAATGTATTGCTATGCTCCTGGCAGGAGGCGAAGGCCGCAGACTGGCCCCCCTCACTTCCAGCATGGCTAAGCCTGCAGTCCCTTTCGGCGGACAGTACAGAATTATTGATTTTCCCCTGAGCAATTGTGTGAATTCCAAGATCGATACGATCGGTGTATTGACCCAGTATGAAGCAGAATCCCTGCATCAGCATATCGGTGAAGGCGAGCCGTGGGGCCTGCATAGCCGCAGTGATCGGGGTGTGAAGCTGCTTCCTTCAGGAGTGGACGGCAGAGACAGTTATACAGGAACCGCAGATGCGATCTATAAGAATATTGAATATATTGACAGTCAGAATCCGGAGCATGTGCTCATTCTCTCCGGCGATCATATTTATCATATGGACTACCGCAAAATGCTCGATTACCACATCGGCAAATCAGCGAAAGCCACGATCTCCGTCATGGAGGTCCCTTGGGACGAAGCGAGCCGCTTCGGCGTGATGAACGTGGATGCTGATTTCAAAATTTCCGAATTCGCCGAGAAGCCTAAGGTACCGCAAAGCAACCTGGCTTCCATGGGCATCTATCTGTTCGAGTGGGCGTACCTCAAAGACCATTTGCTGCGCGATGCTGCGAACCCCGAGTCCGCTCATGACTTCGGCAAGGATGTTATTCCTTCCATGCTGGATGCGAATGACGAGCTGTTCGCTTACCGCTTCGAAGGCTACTGGAGAGATGTCGGCACCGTTGACAGCTTATGGGAAGCCCATATGGATCTGCTGCAGGTCGAAGACGGCTTCAAGCTCGACAACTCCCGCTGGCCGATGTACAGCCGGGCTCCGCGCACGAAGCTGGCTGCCATCCGGCCCCGGGTTCAGACCCCTCCGGATGATTGCCTGATCCATGAGACCTGCGCACTTGAAGGCAGCCTGCAGCGCTCCGTCATCTTCGGCAGCGTTGAGGTCGGCAGACAGAGCCGGATCAAGCAGAGCGTGGTAATGCCGGGTGCGCGCATCGGGCGCGGCGTGCTGATTGAGAATGCGATTATCGGTGAAGGTGCGGTCATCAAGGACGGCGCGGTCATTAAAGGCAGTGCAGACAACATCGTAGTTGTCGGCCCGCATGAGATCGTAGCTGCCAAGCCGCTGATCCGTACCCAGCCTTCCCGGCTGCTTCAGGAGGTCTATGAGAAGACCGGCCGCCTGCGGGCAGAAGGAATGCCTTCCTGA